One window of Chamaesiphon minutus PCC 6605 genomic DNA carries:
- a CDS encoding phycobilisome rod-core linker polypeptide produces MPIPLLEYAPSTQNSRIQGYEVPGDEQPRVFSTDNLLSASQLDNLIEAAYRQIFFHAFASDREKFLESQLRNGQITVRDFIRGLCLSNTFTNSFYNLNSNYRFVTHCVQKVLGRDVYNDAEKIAWSIVIATKGRAGFVNALLNSDEYLENFGDNIVPFQRRRVLPSGASELPFNIQSPRYNEYYRGKFGFPKISYSVTKRSATPAPQKPKAGDPSLFADMAQSLGFLGNPPQSLTASSLDYLNLVPRR; encoded by the coding sequence ATGCCTATTCCCTTATTAGAATACGCTCCTTCTACTCAAAATTCCCGGATTCAAGGTTATGAAGTACCTGGAGACGAACAGCCCCGCGTCTTCTCCACCGATAACTTGCTCTCTGCCAGTCAGCTAGACAATCTCATCGAAGCTGCTTATCGCCAGATCTTCTTTCATGCCTTTGCATCCGATCGCGAAAAATTCTTAGAATCGCAACTGCGCAACGGCCAAATTACCGTTCGCGATTTTATTCGCGGCTTGTGCTTATCTAATACCTTCACCAACAGTTTTTACAATCTCAATAGCAACTATCGGTTCGTGACACATTGCGTTCAGAAGGTGTTAGGACGCGATGTTTACAACGATGCTGAAAAAATCGCTTGGTCGATCGTGATCGCGACTAAAGGACGTGCTGGCTTTGTTAACGCTCTCCTCAACAGCGATGAGTATCTAGAAAACTTTGGCGATAATATCGTTCCCTTCCAACGTCGGCGGGTATTACCCTCTGGCGCGAGCGAATTACCTTTCAATATTCAATCGCCTCGTTACAACGAATACTATCGTGGCAAATTCGGCTTCCCCAAAATCAGTTACTCGGTTACCAAACGCAGTGCTACCCCCGCACCGCAAAAGCCCAAAGCAGGCGATCCATCTCTATTTGCAGATATGGCACAAAGCCTCGGTTTCCTGGGCAATCCACCTCAATCGCTCACCGCTTCTAGTCTCGATTATCTCAATCTAGTACCTCGTCGCTAA
- a CDS encoding gluconokinase, protein MIIIVLGVAGSGKSTIAKALADANHCQYIDADDFHSDANKAKISEGKPLTDEDRRPWLETLHALIRHWLDTNQTTVLACSALKYRYRLALSDNDPAVKFVYLKGSYALIAKRLRERQAHFAKVDLLKSQFETLEEPTPDEAIQIDIDIETDVDSIVRDINAAI, encoded by the coding sequence GTGATAATTATCGTCTTGGGAGTCGCTGGTTCTGGTAAAAGCACGATCGCCAAAGCTTTAGCCGACGCCAATCACTGCCAATATATCGATGCTGACGATTTTCACTCTGATGCCAATAAGGCCAAAATATCTGAAGGTAAACCCCTCACCGATGAAGATCGCCGTCCCTGGCTAGAAACCCTGCACGCACTCATCCGCCACTGGCTAGATACCAACCAAACTACCGTGCTCGCCTGCTCTGCGCTCAAGTATCGTTACCGACTTGCTCTAAGCGACAACGATCCGGCAGTAAAATTTGTCTATCTCAAAGGCAGTTACGCTCTTATTGCCAAGCGATTGCGAGAGCGACAAGCACATTTTGCCAAGGTGGATCTGCTCAAAAGCCAATTTGAGACATTGGAAGAACCAACGCCAGATGAGGCAATTCAGATCGATATCGATATCGAAACAGATGTAGACTCGATCGTTCGGGATATTAATGCTGCGATCTAA
- the fabF gene encoding beta-ketoacyl-ACP synthase II has protein sequence MANSNPQSRKRVVITGLGAITPIGNTLAEYWEGLVSGRNGIGAITHFDASKHDCRIAGELKNFDPLLYLDKKAAKRMDRFAQLAVCATKQAIVDSGLTIDATNAERIGVTIGTGIGGLKILEEQQEIYLTKGPSRCSPFMIPMMIANMAAGLVAIELGAKGPNCCTVTACAAGANAIGEAFRLIQGDYATAMICGGTEAAITPLGIAGFAACKAVSTRNDDPLHACRPFDTGRDGFVMGEGAGILVIEELEHAQNRGAKIYAEIVGYAMTCDAYHMTGQTPGGIDAARAMSLCLKDAGLPPEAVSYINAHGTSTPINDPTETAAIKKALGDHAYKIAVSSTKSMTGHLLGGAGGIEGVASALAIYHGIIPPTINLENPEEGCDLDYVPHVSRAAKVDVVLSNSFGFGGHNVTLAFQKFL, from the coding sequence ATGGCAAATTCCAATCCACAATCCCGCAAACGTGTTGTTATTACTGGTTTAGGCGCGATTACGCCCATTGGAAACACCCTGGCTGAATATTGGGAAGGCTTAGTGAGTGGACGAAATGGGATTGGTGCGATTACCCATTTTGACGCATCCAAACACGACTGTCGGATTGCCGGAGAACTCAAAAATTTCGACCCCTTACTGTATCTAGACAAGAAAGCAGCCAAACGGATGGACAGGTTTGCCCAGCTAGCCGTCTGCGCCACCAAACAAGCCATCGTCGATTCTGGACTGACGATCGATGCTACAAATGCCGAGCGGATCGGTGTTACCATCGGTACGGGTATCGGTGGCCTCAAAATTCTCGAAGAACAACAAGAAATCTATCTCACTAAAGGCCCCAGCCGTTGTAGCCCTTTCATGATTCCGATGATGATCGCCAATATGGCCGCTGGACTCGTGGCGATCGAACTCGGAGCCAAAGGCCCCAACTGCTGTACCGTAACAGCCTGTGCCGCAGGCGCAAACGCGATCGGCGAAGCTTTTAGACTAATCCAGGGCGACTACGCCACAGCGATGATTTGCGGCGGTACAGAAGCCGCGATCACCCCTCTCGGCATTGCCGGATTTGCCGCGTGCAAAGCCGTCTCCACCCGCAACGACGACCCCCTCCACGCTTGTCGCCCCTTCGATACCGGACGCGACGGCTTCGTCATGGGCGAAGGCGCGGGCATCCTCGTCATTGAAGAACTCGAACACGCCCAAAATCGCGGCGCGAAAATCTACGCCGAAATCGTCGGCTACGCCATGACCTGCGACGCCTATCACATGACCGGACAAACCCCTGGCGGTATCGATGCCGCTCGCGCCATGTCCCTCTGCCTCAAAGATGCCGGACTACCACCCGAAGCCGTCAGCTACATCAACGCCCACGGCACCAGCACCCCCATCAACGACCCCACCGAAACCGCAGCCATCAAAAAGGCTCTCGGCGACCACGCCTACAAGATTGCCGTCAGTTCTACCAAATCGATGACCGGACACCTCCTCGGCGGCGCAGGCGGCATCGAAGGCGTTGCATCCGCCCTCGCCATCTACCATGGCATTATTCCCCCCACGATCAATCTAGAGAATCCCGAAGAAGGTTGCGATCTTGATTATGTCCCCCACGTCAGCCGCGCCGCCAAAGTCGATGTCGTCTTATCCAATTCCTTTGGTTTTGGCGGACATAATGTGACCTTAGCGTTCCAGAAATTCTTGTAG
- the acpP gene encoding acyl carrier protein, whose protein sequence is MSADVLAKVQAVIADKLEVDATKITPEANFTDDLGADSLDVVELVMALEEEFDVEIPDEEAEKLQTVQSVVDYINAKHG, encoded by the coding sequence ATGAGCGCAGATGTATTGGCGAAAGTGCAAGCCGTAATTGCAGATAAATTGGAAGTAGACGCTACCAAAATTACGCCAGAAGCCAACTTTACCGACGACTTAGGAGCCGACTCCCTAGATGTAGTCGAACTCGTCATGGCATTAGAAGAAGAATTTGATGTCGAAATCCCCGACGAGGAAGCCGAAAAACTCCAAACCGTTCAATCAGTAGTTGACTACATCAACGCCAAACACGGCTAG
- a CDS encoding FkbM family methyltransferase codes for MIDFDPKISYLNYVKQNQVEISETVSQVLNQSLDNCQWEQPETALDWNNLAVAALVAAESCDNSLAHGLYAEIAFDAVQAGAELNQHPLCAAHLALLNCMLGNYTEAAQIAFSAFINNLQPTYTEAKIAPGIVYIPQLTRAHITNGKNEQLQRILNNDNGYTQAMLMLTEVLCRTQISLDNHTGLRLLHLTNKLMPELILANLRLGIYSIGNQELEGLVYLHQAAEIALDDPTIVQSLYLAYLDLEQPEIAQHWQQIGRDYASQRLAKLPWQWTQLAIDSPWTYIPFIDTASPPANSSDVSSDDCKISLAVAASLQNTTTRCLLAEGNWFEREIEFWHQYLQPGMNAIDIGANIGIYTFSAASRVGVNGRVYAIEPFSIAVECLHETCQHNQIENVRIFRNAISDRDANARLILQPNCELNYIISANEILAPGTEIEEIDCMTLDTFVDRNGIDRLEIIKISTAGSNLAILQGCERTLANFAPTIIYNSYTSTGIDLATAQYLLDRDYELFRYQPYLQQLIPLANESDFNEVIKAIAIPKVGVN; via the coding sequence ATGATAGATTTCGATCCCAAAATATCTTATCTAAACTACGTCAAACAAAACCAGGTAGAGATTTCAGAAACCGTCTCCCAAGTACTCAACCAAAGTTTAGATAATTGCCAGTGGGAACAACCCGAAACCGCCTTAGATTGGAACAATCTTGCTGTCGCCGCCTTGGTAGCTGCCGAAAGCTGCGACAACTCACTCGCGCACGGTTTGTATGCTGAAATCGCTTTTGATGCAGTGCAAGCAGGCGCAGAGTTAAACCAACATCCACTCTGCGCCGCACATCTTGCCTTACTCAATTGCATGTTGGGCAATTATACCGAGGCGGCTCAAATTGCCTTTAGTGCCTTTATCAATAACCTGCAACCCACCTACACCGAAGCAAAAATCGCCCCAGGAATCGTCTACATTCCCCAACTCACGCGCGCGCACATTACCAACGGTAAAAACGAACAACTCCAACGCATCCTCAATAATGATAATGGCTATACCCAAGCCATGCTCATGCTGACAGAGGTGCTGTGTCGCACTCAAATTAGCTTGGATAATCATACAGGTTTGCGACTGTTACATCTGACAAATAAACTGATGCCAGAGCTGATTTTAGCCAACCTGCGCTTGGGTATTTATAGCATTGGCAATCAAGAATTAGAAGGATTAGTTTATCTTCACCAAGCAGCCGAAATTGCTTTAGACGATCCCACTATCGTACAATCATTATATCTTGCTTATCTAGATTTAGAACAACCAGAAATTGCCCAACATTGGCAACAAATTGGTAGAGATTATGCCAGCCAAAGATTGGCAAAACTACCATGGCAATGGACGCAACTTGCGATCGATAGTCCGTGGACGTATATTCCCTTCATTGACACAGCCTCTCCTCCAGCAAATAGTAGCGATGTTAGCTCCGACGATTGCAAAATTTCCCTCGCAGTAGCCGCTAGTTTACAAAATACGACCACTAGATGTTTACTCGCAGAAGGTAATTGGTTCGAGCGAGAAATCGAGTTTTGGCACCAATATCTCCAACCAGGAATGAACGCGATCGATATCGGTGCAAATATTGGTATTTATACCTTCAGTGCCGCCAGTAGAGTTGGCGTCAATGGCCGGGTCTACGCGATCGAACCATTTAGTATTGCAGTAGAATGTCTGCACGAAACTTGTCAGCACAACCAAATCGAAAACGTCCGAATCTTTAGAAATGCCATTAGCGATCGAGATGCTAATGCCCGACTAATTTTACAACCAAATTGTGAATTAAACTATATAATATCTGCTAATGAAATACTTGCGCCAGGTACCGAAATCGAAGAAATAGACTGCATGACCCTCGATACATTTGTCGATCGCAACGGTATCGATCGATTAGAAATAATTAAAATTTCTACAGCAGGCAGCAATTTAGCTATTTTACAAGGATGCGAACGAACATTAGCCAATTTCGCACCTACAATTATTTATAATAGTTATACATCCACAGGCATCGATCTCGCCACCGCTCAATATTTACTCGATCGAGATTACGAACTATTTCGCTATCAACCATATCTCCAGCAACTCATCCCCCTCGCCAACGAATCTGACTTCAACGAAGTCATCAAAGCGATCGCCATTCCAAAAGTAGGTGTTAATTGA
- a CDS encoding ATP-dependent Zn protease, with the protein MNSDNPTQQISLNLVAICIFGMTISSLVAPLINIPSTLPIAIVAAIIVGATVDNFFLKSTVATLVLDAIAGTKAEYRQRIVHHEAGHFLVAYLLGIPITGYTLSAWESFRQGQSAQGGVMFAPPQANISAQLLQHYCTVWMAGIAAEKLVYDRSQGGGEDRQKLRGVLFVAGKQQQEIVKQENLATLQAKNLIQTNWEAYQALVTAMLDRTPVADCCTRIDRLKSPDLN; encoded by the coding sequence ATGAATTCAGATAATCCAACCCAGCAAATCTCTCTAAATTTAGTCGCAATCTGTATATTTGGGATGACTATATCTAGTTTAGTCGCACCCTTAATTAATATCCCTTCAACACTACCGATCGCGATCGTGGCAGCAATTATTGTCGGCGCGACAGTAGATAATTTTTTTCTCAAAAGTACCGTTGCGACATTAGTTTTAGATGCGATCGCGGGTACCAAAGCTGAATATCGCCAGCGGATCGTTCATCACGAAGCCGGACACTTTTTAGTTGCTTATTTACTCGGTATTCCCATTACTGGATATACACTCAGTGCCTGGGAATCCTTCCGCCAAGGGCAATCGGCACAGGGTGGCGTAATGTTTGCACCCCCACAGGCAAATATTTCAGCACAATTGCTCCAGCATTACTGTACTGTCTGGATGGCAGGCATTGCTGCCGAAAAATTAGTCTACGATCGATCGCAAGGCGGTGGTGAAGATCGTCAAAAATTGCGAGGGGTATTATTCGTCGCTGGCAAACAACAACAGGAAATAGTCAAACAAGAAAACTTAGCCACACTCCAAGCCAAAAACCTAATTCAAACCAACTGGGAAGCCTATCAAGCACTAGTAACCGCCATGCTCGATCGCACCCCCGTAGCCGATTGTTGCACTCGAATCGATCGACTCAAATCCCCAGATCTAAATTAA
- a CDS encoding S1 family peptidase gives MGLRRNHLTTWVVNTIPIVAAGVIITHILRQILMPKVSDIAKPITVRIDGANSGSGTIIDRRGDRYLVLSNWHVVSTAAGKSFTIGTVDGRKYRVPAQTIARVGNLDLATLEFRSPERYAIASIGNSARLSEGDTLYVSGWADPSPQLSQKSYQFLVGNLSGRIARPQDGYSLVYTVSALPGMSGGPILDWRGNLVGINGRATVDLRTGTVNSVLGIDIERYLRASGNLPSQRWRK, from the coding sequence ATGGGATTGCGTCGAAATCATCTGACTACCTGGGTGGTAAACACGATCCCGATTGTCGCGGCGGGAGTCATCATCACTCACATCCTGCGGCAAATACTGATGCCTAAGGTCAGTGATATTGCCAAACCGATTACCGTGAGGATCGATGGTGCCAATAGTGGCTCTGGGACGATAATCGATCGACGTGGAGATCGATATTTAGTTTTGAGCAACTGGCATGTAGTGAGTACCGCTGCTGGCAAATCGTTTACAATTGGGACTGTCGATGGTCGCAAATATCGAGTTCCGGCTCAAACGATCGCCAGAGTTGGCAATCTAGATTTAGCTACTTTAGAATTCCGAAGTCCCGAGCGTTATGCAATTGCCTCGATCGGTAATTCAGCGCGATTGAGTGAAGGTGACACCCTCTATGTCTCTGGCTGGGCCGATCCTAGTCCCCAACTTTCCCAAAAATCCTATCAATTTTTGGTCGGCAATCTCTCTGGACGCATCGCACGTCCCCAAGATGGCTACTCTTTAGTGTACACAGTCAGTGCCTTACCAGGAATGAGTGGAGGGCCAATCCTCGACTGGCGCGGTAACTTAGTCGGCATCAACGGACGCGCCACAGTAGACTTACGCACGGGTACGGTAAACTCTGTCTTAGGGATCGATATCGAGCGTTACCTACGCGCTAGCGGCAATCTACCCAGTCAGAGATGGCGAAAATAG
- a CDS encoding COP23 domain-containing protein translates to MPTVSKVEAYQRSHQFIMFRILPSSHKFFSTLLLSATLAIGSQWFAPAQAQTSRKFQCELMAGAPTTVVKTVRGNIPMIHWVKSFTGRYNDITNRCQEVSNRLDRFNRTGNLKYIRTGNVNSYPVLCVDAGVSGNTCPKRSVLVTLHKGTDSARVLQQILDLRARASGQIVQLSGEQLIRYRNGDAYINVDRLLGEK, encoded by the coding sequence TTGCCTACAGTTAGCAAAGTCGAAGCTTACCAACGATCGCATCAATTTATCATGTTTAGAATACTTCCATCGAGCCATAAATTTTTTAGTACTTTGCTCTTAAGTGCGACGCTCGCAATTGGATCTCAATGGTTTGCGCCCGCTCAAGCTCAAACCAGCCGAAAATTTCAGTGCGAATTGATGGCTGGGGCACCGACGACTGTTGTTAAAACTGTGCGGGGAAATATCCCGATGATCCATTGGGTCAAGTCCTTTACTGGGCGATATAATGACATCACCAACCGCTGTCAGGAAGTCTCCAATCGACTCGATCGCTTCAATCGCACTGGTAACCTAAAATATATTCGCACCGGGAATGTCAACAGCTATCCCGTCCTCTGCGTCGATGCAGGCGTTAGCGGTAACACTTGCCCCAAGCGCAGCGTACTAGTCACCCTCCACAAAGGTACCGACTCAGCACGAGTGCTCCAACAAATTCTCGATCTGCGCGCACGCGCCTCCGGACAGATCGTTCAACTCAGCGGCGAACAACTAATTCGATACCGCAATGGAGATGCTTATATTAATGTCGATCGATTATTAGGAGAGAAATAG